The Aminivibrio pyruvatiphilus genome includes a window with the following:
- a CDS encoding FAD-binding oxidoreductase — MTGTFFGNTDALRERYGKITPEILREIQEAAGAKNVVAGDPEALESYASDEAGIMFTSMPDAVVKAESAEQVAAVMKVASKYKIPVTPRGAGSGLAGAAVPLCGGIVLSLEKMNRILEIDPVNRVAVVEPGVVTNELCKAVAEQGFLYAGYPMSTETSFIGGNVATNAGGGKVIRYGNTRRHVLGLEVVLPTGTVLNLGGRIRKDTWGYSLMQLMVGSEGTLGIITRVIVNLEPKPGKTVNLLVAFPDLDSAVDSVAKVVRTGISVISCELMDKLSVNIAASHVNTVLPYQDRADAFLLIQIEGDSDERLEEGYEKVGTLCLENGALEVFVAESRTESGMIWNIRQNLAEAMRAHDPYCSLSGDMVVPLSTVPEMVEEIRKAGKERGIAVGILGHIADGNLHPIIFKPAGMEPMEWAEYAEAFYDDLTSVAIRLGGVGSGEHGIGYVKMPIFLHSKPAEEIEIMRGIKRSFDPDGILNPGKLLGS; from the coding sequence ATGACGGGCACCTTTTTCGGAAACACCGACGCCCTTCGGGAGCGGTACGGAAAAATCACCCCGGAGATCCTCCGGGAGATACAGGAGGCCGCCGGAGCGAAGAACGTGGTGGCCGGAGATCCCGAGGCCCTGGAGAGCTACGCCTCCGACGAGGCGGGGATCATGTTCACCTCCATGCCGGACGCCGTGGTGAAGGCGGAGAGCGCCGAACAGGTGGCGGCGGTCATGAAGGTGGCGTCGAAGTACAAAATCCCGGTCACTCCAAGGGGGGCGGGAAGCGGCCTCGCCGGTGCGGCGGTTCCCCTCTGCGGAGGCATCGTCCTCTCCCTGGAGAAGATGAACCGCATCCTCGAGATCGACCCGGTGAACCGGGTGGCCGTGGTGGAACCCGGCGTGGTGACCAACGAGCTGTGCAAGGCTGTGGCCGAGCAAGGCTTCCTCTACGCGGGGTACCCCATGAGCACCGAGACGAGCTTCATCGGCGGCAACGTGGCCACCAACGCCGGGGGAGGCAAGGTCATCCGCTACGGCAACACCCGGCGGCACGTGCTCGGCCTGGAGGTGGTCCTCCCCACGGGAACGGTGCTGAACCTCGGGGGCAGGATCCGGAAAGATACCTGGGGGTACAGCCTCATGCAGCTCATGGTCGGTTCCGAGGGAACCCTGGGCATCATCACCAGGGTCATCGTCAACCTCGAGCCGAAACCAGGGAAGACGGTGAACCTCCTGGTGGCCTTCCCGGACCTTGATTCCGCCGTGGACAGCGTGGCGAAGGTTGTCCGCACCGGGATCAGCGTCATCTCCTGCGAACTGATGGACAAGCTCTCGGTAAATATCGCCGCCTCCCACGTGAACACAGTGCTCCCCTACCAGGACAGGGCCGACGCCTTCCTCCTCATCCAGATCGAGGGCGATTCGGACGAGCGGCTCGAGGAGGGGTACGAGAAGGTGGGAACCCTCTGCCTCGAAAACGGTGCCCTGGAGGTCTTCGTGGCGGAGAGCCGGACCGAGTCGGGCATGATCTGGAACATCCGGCAGAACCTCGCCGAGGCCATGCGGGCCCACGACCCCTACTGCTCCCTGAGCGGCGACATGGTGGTCCCCCTGTCCACGGTCCCCGAGATGGTGGAGGAGATCCGGAAGGCGGGAAAGGAACGGGGCATCGCTGTGGGCATCCTCGGCCACATCGCCGACGGGAACCTGCACCCCATCATCTTCAAGCCCGCCGGCATGGAACCCATGGAATGGGCGGAGTACGCCGAGGCCTTCTACGATGACCTCACCTCGGTGGCGATCCGCCTCGGCGGTGTGGGCAGCGGAGAGCACGGCATAGGATATGTGAAGATGCCCATCTTCCTCCACTCCAAGCCTGCGGAGGAAATCGAGATTATGAGAGGAATCAAGCGGTCCTTCGACCCCGACGGAATCCTGAACCCCGGGAAACTGCTGGGAAGCTGA